The nucleotide sequence CGGGCGACCGCCGCCTGTGCGCTCAGAACATCTGACTGACACCGAGGCGGGAGACGTAGGTGACCACCTGACCGGGCGTGAGCGACGCCGTGACGGATGCGGTGACCGCGCCGTTGTTCCACACCGGCAGGCGCACGCCGCCGCCGACCTCGGCCCAGTCCTTCGCGGACGAGAGACCCGGCGCGGTCAAGGCAAATGCATCGACCAGCGTTCCGGTGATATTCGCGCCCTTGCCGCCGTCGAGGCGATGACCCCACGCGAACGTGCCCCACACCCAACCGTTCGGCGCGAAGGTGTAACGCGCGTCACCGCCGACACGCGACGTGTGCGACGTCGAGATGAAATCGTCGAAGTTCGCCGCGAAAACGCCGCTGGTTTCGGAATAGCTGTGAAATCGCGTCTCGGCGAAGGTGTAGGAGGCGAACGGCGTCACGGTCACCTGCGGCATCACCGCGAAACCCCAGCCGATGCGTGCCGTCGCGCCGTAGCCGTTGCCCGACGTCGATCCGCTCGATGTCGTGGGCGTGATGCCGTTGAGATAGCCACGGGTGATGTCGCCCTTGAGGTTGATCAGGCTGCCGCCGACAAGCCATTGAAAACCAATATCCGGCACGCGCGCGACGAACGCGCCGACTGCGCCGCCGGACATCTTGGCGTTGCCGTTGTAGATCATGTCGGTCTTCACATAATTTGCCGAAGCAGAAAATCCGGCGACGAGACCGAACGGCAGATCGGCGGTGAGGCCGAGCGTGCCCGATGCAATCGGGTCGCTGTCATAGGCACCATAACCGAAGACGGAGTAGGGCGTGCTGCGGCTGCCCTGCGATCGCATCGCCTGTGTGGCGTATTCCTGCATCGTGCCGAGCGTACCGCCGATTGCGGCGTTTGCCGTCTGGCCGACGGCGGACTGTCCGGCAAATGATCGCATAACGTCTTCCGCAGTCACCAGTCCCTGGCAGAGTGCCGATTCGCAGCGGGCGATAAAATACTGGTTTACATTGGACGCATCGGGCCCGTAGCCGACGATGATTTTACCATTGTCGGAAACGCCAGTCGCGGCCCGCAAGCTCATGCCGCCCGTGCGGACGCCGCCGGCGCCCAGCAAGCTGCTGAGTGCCTGCATGCCGCCGGTCCGGGTCCAGCGCATGGCGACGTTCAAACCATTCGTGGTATTGGCTTCACCCACGATCACCGAACCGTCGGCATTCACGGCATTGGGCGTGGAATAGTTGCCGCCCGCGATGCTGCCGAGGTTCTCCATGCCCCCGCTATGGGTCCAGCGGAAAACGCTACGGGTAACCGAGCTATCGTTGCTGAACCCAACGATCGTGGAGCCGTCGCGGCTGATGGCATTGGCTGTGCTTTGCGTGCCACCCGCGAACGTGCCGAGACCGACCCAGCCGCCGCCTTGTGTCCAATACGCAGCCTGACTGCTCAAAGCCGCCGTCGACATGACGGTTCCGACCACCGTCTGCCCGTCACCCGAAACGCCGTATGCGATGCTGCCGTCGTAGCCCGCCAGGAAGCCCAGTCCCACCATGCCGGTCGCCTGCGTCCAGCGGAAAGCCTGAGCTACCGGCCCGATTGCAAGGCCGACTGCAACCGACCCATCGCTGCTCACGCCACGCCCGAAGCTGAGGGTGTAGCCATCCAGCGAGCCGCCAGGAGCAAACGCGGCTCCGCTGTGGAGATCGGTGATGACGGTGCCACCCGCGGTCCACATAACGGCGTGCTGGCTCGCTGCGACCGCTGTCCCGACAATCACGGAGCCGTCAATGTTCACCGCGGAAGGTGTTGCCTGATTTCCAAGGCCCGGCAGTGTAAGCAGTGCTCCATTGGTCTCCAGAAGCGGGAGGGACGGCTGCAATCCGTCTCGACTGTCCCTGACGGTGACCTTGCCGTTGCCGCTGATGAAGATAAGCGGCGAGGTGAGGCCCGGCGGCGGGAACAACACATCAAACCCGTCGGCCGCTTGAACCGCTGGCGCAGCGGCGAGTGTCGTGCTTGCGAAAAGCGCCGCGCGCCACAGCCCGCGCGTCGATAGTCCAGCCCCGGTCATCCGATTGTCCCCCAAAGATCAGGGCTATCAGGTGGGAAACCAGCCGTCTTCTCACTCTGCGCAAACGGCGTACCCAAGTAAGGGACGATTGAATCTTCTCAATCCTGTGGCGCCGGGGCCACAAGGGCTCACGCGTTGAGGGAGGCCATCCGCACATCGCCCGGGGTCATGCCGAAGCTCGCGCGAAACACGCGATAGAATGTCGCGATGCTGTCGAAGCCGCAGGCATAGGCGATCTCGGCGACCGAACGCGCCGGCATGGTTTGGAGCTGCCGCCGCGCTTCTTCCAGACGCATCGCCGTCAGTGTGCGCGCGAACGACAGGCCGGTGGGCTCGAACAGCACATGGACCTGCCGAAGTGAAATAGCGATCTCTGCCGCGACCGTTGCTGGCGACAAATCCGGGCGATGGAGATTGCGCTTCATGATTGCGCGCGCCGCGTGAAGATATCCTGCGCGCAGTGCCGCGCGGCTTTCGGGTAATCCTGTCGCGAGGCGTCCGCGCGCCAGCAGGGCCAGCCGCGCGATGTGTTCGATGTCTGCTGTCGGCGCGGCGGTGTGTTGCTGCCGCTCGCTCAATGCCGTGAACATTGCCGCGATCAGCCGGGTCAGCCTTGCCTCCCGGCCGAGCGCCTCAGGGAGGAGGTCACGCGCGCGGGCGTCAAGCGCGATGTCGCCGGTGAGCGGAATCTTCAGCGCGCGGAAATGAAAGCCGTCGGACCGTTCCGGCGTCGCCGCGAACGGCAAATCCGAATGGCTGACGGTGACGTCGCCTTCGCGAACGCGATGAACCCGGTCCCGTCCGGTATTCATGTGACCGGGTCCGCGTATCTGCAATCCGATGCTCAGGCTGTCGCCTGCCACGCGCGCAATATCGGAAGGCGTGCGGCTGACGCGGTAGGACGAGGCGGACATTTCGGCGAGGGTGGCGTTGCCGATCGTGACGGCCGAAAAGCGGCCGTGGAAATCCGCGCGACGCTCGCGCTCCAGTTCGATGGTGACACCGAACAGGCTTTTGCCGCGCACCTCGCACCAATGGTCGAAGCGGTCCTGCGGACGCAGGTCGTCGGTGGAGAAGCTGATCATGCGTGCCGCGTGGTGGAGGCTGGAGCCGATTCAGAATGGCAAGACGGCAAGGAATTGTCCAATGACAACGGCAGCCGGGCGATGTGACAGGGTCATCGGTAATCCGCGGCGGCCTTGATGTCGCGGGGCGTCATGCCATAGGCCGCCCGGAATACGCGATAGAAGGTCGACAGGCTGTCGAAGCCGCATGCAAGGGCAACGTCTGTTACTGCAAGCGCCGGCGCCGATCGCAGCAGCCGGCAGGCCTCCGCAAGCCGCATTGCCATCAAGGTGCGCGAGAAGCTGGTGCCCGTCGGCTCGAACAGGATGTGCAATTGCCGCACGGAAATCCCGAGCGTGCCGGCCACGTAGTCCGGTGACAGCTTCGGGTGGTGCATGTCGCGCGCGAGGATGTTGCGGGCCGCCTGCAGGAAACCGAATCGCAGCGCGGCGCGGCTGTCCTGCGATCCCGCCAGGACGGAGCCGCGCGCCAGCAGCGCCAGTTGTGCGAGATGACCGACGGCAAGATTGCAATCGGCTTCGGGATTTTGAGTGGTGTCCGCCACCAGCGCCGCGAACGACGCCGAGATCAGCAATGTCAGGCGCGGGTCGTCGCGCAGGAGCGCGGGCGCCAGATTGAGCGATGGGAATGCAGGCGCAGCGCGGCCGGCCAGCGGGATTTTCAGGATGCGCAGATCGAAGCCATGGGCCGTGATCGGCCGGGTCAGGTAAGGCAGATCCGAATGACTGATGGCGAACTCGCCGGCCCGCACCACGAATTCGCCGCCGGCGTGACTGTTGAACCAGCTTGCGCCGCCGGTCTGCTGATAGATGCAAAGACTGTCGCTCGAGGCGCGGGAAATATCGCTGGCGGTGCGCGACACCTTGTAGGGCGACGCCTGCATCTGGCTCAGGATCGCGCCGCCGGCGGGGCGGGCCGAGAACTGCCCCCGGAAGTGCTGGCGCTCTTCCTGCTTCAGCGAGATCGTCACGCCAAACAGATTGCGGGCGCGCACCTCGCACCAGTAATCGAAGCGCTCGTGTGGACGCAGGTCGTCGGTCGAGAAGGTGAGCATGACGGATGTTTGCCCGTTAGCCTCGAACTTGGCCCGAGCTTTAGAGGCAGACGGTTGCCACGGCAACATCAATCGCTGGTTGGCGCTGGTCTATGTGCGCAACAGCCAGGGCTGAAACCGCTCGATGATGTCGGGGGTCAGCGGCGTCGGCTTGCGCGTCTTGGCATCGACCAGGACGGTGACAGCTTCGGCGGACGCGGTGCAGACATCGCCGGCAAACACCACCTGCTGGAATGTCGCCGAGGTCCGGCCGAGCTTCGAGACGCCGATGCCGAGTTCGAAGCTTCCGGGCCAGTGCATCTCGGCGCGGAAGTCGATCGCCAGATGCACCAGCATCCAGCTGAGGCCCTTCGGCATCAGGCCGCGGTCGCCACTGCGCAACAGCGTCACGCGCGCTGTCTCAAAGTAGGTCGCGTACACCCCGTTATTGACGTGCTTGTTCGGATCGAGGTCACCGTAGCGGACATTGTCAGCCAGACGGAATGGATAATTTTCGATTTTGAAATGGGGTTTTGGGCGGGTCGGCGCGTTCACGTGTTCGGTCTCCGGTTTGAGGCCTGCATAGCGGGAAATGTCGCCGCCTCACAAGGGCGCAGGGATGGCAGGCAGCCCCGAATATGGCTTCCCCCGAGGGGCTGGGTTGGTTAGACAATGCCCCTAAAAGCGGCACTTTCCGCTTCCCGCCTGCTCATTCTTCCCTGTCAAAGCCGGAACGCGCATGACCGACACGATCAAAACCGACGTCCTGATTATCGGCGCAGGCCCCTGCGGACTGTTCGCTGTGTTCGAACTGGGCCTGCTCGACATGAAGGTGCATCTGGTCGACATCCTCGACAAGCTGGGCGGTCAGTGCGCGGAGCTTTATCCGGAAAAACCGATCTACGACATTCCGGCGATTCCGATCGTGACGGGGCAGGGCCTCACCGATGCGCTGATGGAGCAGATCAAGCCGTTCAACCCGACCTTCCATCTCAACGAAATGGTCGAGACCATCGAGAAGATCGGCGATCCGCTGTTTCGCGTGAAGACCGACGCCGGGCAGGTGTTCGAGGCCAAGGTCGTGGTGATTTCAGCAGGCGGCGGCTCGTTCCAGCCGAAGCGTCCGCCGGTGCCGGGCATCGAAGCCTATGAAGGCACATCGGTGTTTTATGCCGTGCGTAAGATGGAGCAATTTCGCGGCAAGGATCTGCTGATCGTCGGCGGCGGCGACAGCGCGCTGGACTGGGTGCTGAACCTTCAGCCGATCGCGAAGCGCGTGACACTGCTGCATCGCCGTGACGATTTCCGCGCAGCGCCGCACAGCGTCGATCAGATGCGCAAGCTCGTTGCGTCCGGAAAGATGGATCTGAAAATTGGGCAGGTTACGTCGCTTGAAGGCGCCAACGGCATGTTGTCCGGTGCGACGGTGAAGGGCAACGACAACGAAATCTCGAACGTCGAGTGCGATACCATTCTGCCGTTCTTCGGACTGACGATGAAGCTCGGCCCGGTGGCGAACTGGGGCGTCAAGCTCGAGAACAATCTGGTGCCGGTCGATACCGAAGCGTTCGAGACCAACGTGCCCGGCATCTTCGCCATCGGCGACATCAACACCTATCCCGGCAAGCTCAAGCTCATTCTGTCCGGCTTCCATGAAGGCGCGCTGATGGCGCAGAAGGCGAGCCGCTATGTCTTCCCGGACAAGCGTGTCGTGTTCCAGTACACCACGTCGTCATCGAGCCTGCAGAAGAAGCTCGGGGTGAGCTAAGGGGAATACACGCCCGTCATTGCGAGGAGCACTTGCGACGAAGCAATCCAGCTTTTGTAGGTCTGGATTGCTTCGCTTCGCTCGCAATGACGGTGTTGAGAAATTCCGCGCTATCGCTGCTGTGTCGGCACCGGCGCAATCGGCTCGCTGGTCACCGGATTTTCGGCAAGGCCGAGCCCGAGCACCGACATGGCGGCGGGGAGTGCTGCATCCGCCATTGCGGCGTGGCCTTCGGCGGTCGGATGGATCGCGCCGCCGTACACCGCGGACAACACGCCCCAGGTCGCATCGTGAATGTCGCCCGGCTGGTTGGTCGGAGCCTTTTGTGCCTGCGGATAGGTCATCGCCGTGAAGTAGCTGTCGTTGGCGTCGCGGACCCAGCGTGCGCGCGGCGCGTAGGCGCGGAAGTCGCTGGCGGCGGCGCCGCAGACCAGCGGATTGTTCGCGGCGTTGACGATGTCATTGGAAAAGCTCTCGCCGCTGGCTGAGAAACATTCGCGGTCGAACGGCGGATCGGTTTCCGCGCGCGCGCAGAAGCCATGATTGGCGAAGGCCTCCTGATGCTGATCGACGAAGGTCATGCGGTCGCGGGTGCGGTCGCCGCACAGCATGCCGCCGCTGCACTGAGCGAGCCGCTTGATCTGCGGCAGGAATTCGCTCTGCACGAAATTCGTCACGTCGGCGAGGCGCTGCGGATCGGCGTTGAACGATGGATGAATGTCGAAGCCGGCGCGTCCGCCGGGGCAGGGCGCGCCGTTCATGAGCGACGGGTTTGCGTAAGACGTGTAGATGACGCGCGCCAGGTCGCCGCCGACGAGAGGCTTCAACGCCTGACGCAGCTTGCTGAAGTCCTGCGGCAGTTCTCGTTGCAAGGTGGAACGCGCTTGATCGACCGAACTGAGCACGCCGGTGCGCCGTGACAGCGCGCGCTCGGTTTGCCGCTCGACGATGACGTCGGCGACCAGTCCCGAGAAGTCGACATCGTTGGCGCCGATCGACAGCAGGATGAGATCGAGTCCCCGGTCCGGCTGCCGCCGCGTGGCCGCGGTCAGCGCCTCGCGCAACTCCGAGATCTGCGCGTTCACCGTGCCCTGACAGGTCAGCCCGTTCTTGCCGACCACGCATTCGCGGGCGCGTTGCGATCCGAACATGCCTTCGTCGATGGTGGCCCCGGTGCAGGCCAGCGGCAGATAGGTCACCGCGATTTGCGGGTTCTGCGCCGCCAGCGCGATCGCCATGCGGGTCTGGTAGCTGTAGAGCGAACGGTGACACGCCGGGTTGAACCACTGCGCGCCGGCGCGCTGCCAGTTCTGCAGGCTCATGCCGTCGGACGTATCGCAGGCGCGCGCGCCCTTGAAGCCGGCGCGACCGGGGCGGAAATACATTCCGGCGGGGCCGCCGAGATAGGAGCGGAAGCAGAATCCTTCGTCGGAGAGCGCCACCGGCCGGTCGGGATTGCCTTCGCCCGACGCGATGGAATCGCCGAGGCCGGCGATGAAAACGTCGCGCACCGCGATCTGTGTCGTGACGCGTTGCGGCGCCTCCGATCCGCTTGAGACATCGACGGTGACGGGGGTGGCGCGGCCGTAACGGACACGCAGGTTGATCGGCTCGGCGCAATCGAGCGTCGATTGCCGCGGCGGATCGCCATCCTCGAAGGTCCATGCGCAGACCGCGCCGACTGGCACCTCGCCGGCGAGACGCACGGCGACCGGATGATCGACCGGGGTGAGATAGCTTTCCTTCACGCCGTCGCGGGTGCAGGGCTCGCTGACGCGACCCGCCGCGTCGATGCACAGCCGTCCGAGCGTGTTGCGCGCCCAGCCGCGGCCGTCGCTCTGGGTCGCCAGCGCCTGTTCTGCGGCAAGGATGTTGCGGCCACTGAGCGAGTCGACCTGAAGCTTAAAGTCACGCTCCTCGCGAAACAGCCGGAAGCGGTTACGGACTTCCCAGGAAATCTGCATCGTCGTGCTGAGTTGCACGGCGGGCGGCTGCGCGACCGAGGGTGGCACGATCGGGGTCTGGGCCTCGGCCCGGCTCGCCATGGCGCCGCCTAGTACGGCGACCAAGAGCGCCCCGATCAAGGGCGTTGCCCTGAGCGACAGACGGGTGACGCGTGACTGGATCATGCTGGTTTGAAGCCGACGGATGAGGCCAAAATGTGGGGCGAGGCCAAAACTTAGGTCAGGCCTCGAAACCCCACAAGCCACATCTTTGTGCGCGGAATTATTCCGCGGCCTGCTTGGTGTTCACCGGCTGCGAGGGCGGCGTCTTGGCGATCGCCGGCTGCAGTTTCCGGCTCTGTTGCCACGGCAGGATGACGCTCAGCCACAACTCCCGGATGCCCAGAATCGTGATCGACGTGGCGAACGGGATCAGGAAGTACAGAATGCGGAACACCAGCAGCGCCGCCAGCAACTCTTCCTTGCCGAGCATCGGCAGGCCGATCAGCATCGCCGCGTCGAACACGCCAAGACTGCCCGGCGCGTGGCTGGCGAAGCCGAGCAGCGTGGCGAGAATGAACACGACGGAGAGCGTCACGAAGTCGAGGTTCGGGCTGGACGGCGCCAGCAGGTACATCGCAAGCGCGCAGAAGGCGAGATCGACAACGCCGATCAGGATCTGCAGGACGGTCAGCGGCGCGGACGGCAGATGGACCTTCCAGCCGTCCTTGCCGAGT is from Afipia massiliensis and encodes:
- a CDS encoding autotransporter domain-containing protein; amino-acid sequence: MTGAGLSTRGLWRAALFASTTLAAAPAVQAADGFDVLFPPPGLTSPLIFISGNGKVTVRDSRDGLQPSLPLLETNGALLTLPGLGNQATPSAVNIDGSVIVGTAVAASQHAVMWTAGGTVITDLHSGAAFAPGGSLDGYTLSFGRGVSSDGSVAVGLAIGPVAQAFRWTQATGMVGLGFLAGYDGSIAYGVSGDGQTVVGTVMSTAALSSQAAYWTQGGGWVGLGTFAGGTQSTANAISRDGSTIVGFSNDSSVTRSVFRWTHSGGMENLGSIAGGNYSTPNAVNADGSVIVGEANTTNGLNVAMRWTRTGGMQALSSLLGAGGVRTGGMSLRAATGVSDNGKIIVGYGPDASNVNQYFIARCESALCQGLVTAEDVMRSFAGQSAVGQTANAAIGGTLGTMQEYATQAMRSQGSRSTPYSVFGYGAYDSDPIASGTLGLTADLPFGLVAGFSASANYVKTDMIYNGNAKMSGGAVGAFVARVPDIGFQWLVGGSLINLKGDITRGYLNGITPTTSSGSTSGNGYGATARIGWGFAVMPQVTVTPFASYTFAETRFHSYSETSGVFAANFDDFISTSHTSRVGGDARYTFAPNGWVWGTFAWGHRLDGGKGANITGTLVDAFALTAPGLSSAKDWAEVGGGVRLPVWNNGAVTASVTASLTPGQVVTYVSRLGVSQMF
- a CDS encoding helix-turn-helix transcriptional regulator yields the protein MISFSTDDLRPQDRFDHWCEVRGKSLFGVTIELERERRADFHGRFSAVTIGNATLAEMSASSYRVSRTPSDIARVAGDSLSIGLQIRGPGHMNTGRDRVHRVREGDVTVSHSDLPFAATPERSDGFHFRALKIPLTGDIALDARARDLLPEALGREARLTRLIAAMFTALSERQQHTAAPTADIEHIARLALLARGRLATGLPESRAALRAGYLHAARAIMKRNLHRPDLSPATVAAEIAISLRQVHVLFEPTGLSFARTLTAMRLEEARRQLQTMPARSVAEIAYACGFDSIATFYRVFRASFGMTPGDVRMASLNA
- a CDS encoding helix-turn-helix transcriptional regulator, whose product is MLTFSTDDLRPHERFDYWCEVRARNLFGVTISLKQEERQHFRGQFSARPAGGAILSQMQASPYKVSRTASDISRASSDSLCIYQQTGGASWFNSHAGGEFVVRAGEFAISHSDLPYLTRPITAHGFDLRILKIPLAGRAAPAFPSLNLAPALLRDDPRLTLLISASFAALVADTTQNPEADCNLAVGHLAQLALLARGSVLAGSQDSRAALRFGFLQAARNILARDMHHPKLSPDYVAGTLGISVRQLHILFEPTGTSFSRTLMAMRLAEACRLLRSAPALAVTDVALACGFDSLSTFYRVFRAAYGMTPRDIKAAADYR
- a CDS encoding acyl-CoA thioesterase, coding for MNAPTRPKPHFKIENYPFRLADNVRYGDLDPNKHVNNGVYATYFETARVTLLRSGDRGLMPKGLSWMLVHLAIDFRAEMHWPGSFELGIGVSKLGRTSATFQQVVFAGDVCTASAEAVTVLVDAKTRKPTPLTPDIIERFQPWLLRT
- a CDS encoding NAD(P)/FAD-dependent oxidoreductase, which produces MTDTIKTDVLIIGAGPCGLFAVFELGLLDMKVHLVDILDKLGGQCAELYPEKPIYDIPAIPIVTGQGLTDALMEQIKPFNPTFHLNEMVETIEKIGDPLFRVKTDAGQVFEAKVVVISAGGGSFQPKRPPVPGIEAYEGTSVFYAVRKMEQFRGKDLLIVGGGDSALDWVLNLQPIAKRVTLLHRRDDFRAAPHSVDQMRKLVASGKMDLKIGQVTSLEGANGMLSGATVKGNDNEISNVECDTILPFFGLTMKLGPVANWGVKLENNLVPVDTEAFETNVPGIFAIGDINTYPGKLKLILSGFHEGALMAQKASRYVFPDKRVVFQYTTSSSSLQKKLGVS